One Odocoileus virginianus isolate 20LAN1187 ecotype Illinois chromosome 6, Ovbor_1.2, whole genome shotgun sequence DNA segment encodes these proteins:
- the FBN1 gene encoding fibrillin-1 isoform X4, giving the protein MRRGGLLEVALGFTVLLASYTSHGADTNLEAGNVKETRANRAKRRGGGGHDALKGVAPRERREVGGLILWMEVCRETSGLARHLSHLCAITSQPVSSGDRLHVKTETKPCSVASQDVHAFTHTNT; this is encoded by the exons ATGCGGCGAGGGGGGCTGCTGGAGGTCGCCCTGGGATTTACCGTGCTCTTAGCGTCCTACACGAGCCATGGGGCGGATACCAATTTGGAGGCTGGGAACGTGAAGGAAACCAGAGCTAACCGGGCCAAGAGAAGAGGCGGCGGAGGACACGACGCGCTTAAAGG CGTTGCTCCTAGGGAGAGACGGGAAGTAGGGGGTTTAATTCTGTGGATGGAGGTCTGCAGGGAGACTTCAGGCCTGGCCAGACATTTGTCTCATCTCTGTGCTATCACCAGCCAGCCTGTTTCCTCGGGAGACAGACTCCATGTGAAAACAGAAACTAAGCCTTGCTCTGTTGCTTCGCAGGATGTCCATGCTTTTACTCACACCAACACTTAG